DNA sequence from the Pseudomonas tritici genome:
CATCAGCGTCGACCATATCGAAGACCAGTTGCTGTCCTCGCGCTTGTCCACCAACCGCGCCGAACTGGGTGCCGCGCGCCGGGTGCTGGTGCGCCTGCAACGCCTGCTGGCGCTGGAGCCGGGCTCGCTGCTGCGCCTGCTGAATCGCCCGCCGCAGTGGCTGCAAAAGGAAGACGTGAAGGAATTGCGCAAGTCCACCGAGGAGTTTGCGCTGATCATCAACGACCTGATGGCCCTGGGCGAACGCATCAAGCTGTTGCAGGAAGAGATCGCGGCCAACCTCAACGAGCAAAGCAACCGCACGTTGTTCACTCTCACCGTGGTGACGGTGCTGGCATTGCCGATCAATATCATCGCCGGTTTTTTTGGGATGAACGTCGGGGGCGTGCCGCTTTCACAGGATCCGGAGGGGTTTTGGATATTAGTGGCGTTGGTGGCGACCTTCACGTTAATCGCCGGACGCTGGGCATTCCGCAAATTCTCAAGCTGAAATGAGATCAACCGTGGGAGCTGCGGTGCTTTATGGACCGGCGGCAAATCCAATTCCCTAAACACTGACCTGCGGCAGCATCTCTGTAACATTCTGCAATGACTATGAACGGCATCCTCACAACACTGGATGCTCCGGCATGGCCACCCCTTCCTTGACTGCCTCCACCCACACCTCAGTTGCAGACCCCAAACCCAGGCTGGACAAGAAACCCAGCCTGGTGACGGTGATCATCTTCTTCGCCGTACTCGCCATGGGCCTGTTGTTTACCGCCTACAGCCTGATGCATGACATGCACGAAATGGGCGCGCAACTCACCACCTGGACACCGTTCCTGCTATTGGGCGTAGCGCTGTTGATTGCCCTGGGGTTCGAGTTCGTCAACGGCTTCCACGACACCGCCAACGCGGTGGCGACGGTGATCTACACCAACTCGCTGCCGCCCCATTTTGCGGTGGTGTGGTCGGGCTTTTTCAACTTCCTCGGCGTGCTGCTTTCCAGCGGTGCGGTGGCGTTTGGCATCATTGCGCTGCTGCCGGTCGAGCTGATTTTGCAGGTGGGCTCATCAGCCGGTTTTGCGATGATCTTCGCGCTGTTGATCGCCGCCATCCTGTGGAACCTCGGCACGTGGTGGCTGGGGTTGCCGGCGTCGTCTTCCCACACGCTGATTGGCTCGATCATCGGCGTTGGCGTGGCGAATGCCTTGATGCACGGGCGTGACGGCACCAGCGGTGTGGACTGGAGCCAGGCGATCAAGATCGGTTACGCCTTGCTGCTCTCGCCGCTGATCGGCTTTGCGTTTGCGGCGATGCTGTTGCTGGCCCTGCGCGCCTTCGTCAAGAACCGCGCGCTGTACAAGGCGCCGAAAGGCGACACGCCACCGCCGTGGTGGATCCGCGGCATGCTGATCGCCACCTGCACCGGCGTCTCCTTCGCTCACGGTTCCAACGATGGGCAGAAAGGCATGGGCCTGATCATGTTGATTCTGGTCGGCACGCTGCCGATGGCCTACGCGCTGAACCGGGCGATGCCCGCCGAGCAGTCGTTGCAGTTCGCGGCCGTGGCCGAAGTCACCCAGGTCGCCCTGGTAAAAAGCGCGCCGCAAGCGCTGACAGGCGACCCGCGTCCGATCCTCTCGACCTACGTGCGCACCAAGGAAGCCACGCCGGAACTGGTGCCCGCCCTCGCCGCGCTCGCCGGGCAGATCGGGGATGAAGTCAAAGGCTACGGTTCCCTGGCCAAAGTGCCCGCCGAAGCCGTCGGCAACGTACGTAACGACATGTACCTGACCAGCGAAACCATTCGCCTGATGGACAAGGGCAAGGTCGGCAATTTCGACGCCGACACCCAGGGCAAGCTGCAACTGTTCAAGCAACAGATCGACAGTTCCACACGCTTCATTCCGCTGTGGGTGAAAATCGCCGTGGCCATCGCCCTGGGCCTGGGCACCATGGTGGGCTGGAAGCGCATCGTGGTGACAGTCGGCGAGAAGATCGGCAAGACGCACCTGACGTATGCTCAAGGCGCCTCGGCCGAGATGGTGGCGATGCTGACCATCGGCGCGGCGGACATGTACGGGTTGCCGGTGTCGACCACGCATGTGCTGTCGTCGGGTGTGGCAGGGACCATGGTGGCGAATGGCGGTGGGTTGCAGATGCGCACTATCCGTAATTTGCTGATGGCGTGGGTGCTCACATTGCCCGCGGCCATTCTTCTTTCGGGCAGCCTCTACTGGCTGTTCACCAAACTCTTCTGACACAACTCAGAGCAAAAATGTGGGAGCTGGCTTGCCTGCGATAGCGGATTAACATTCAACACATTTGTTGACTGAAAGATCGCCATCGCAGGCAAGCCAGCTCCCACAGTGGTTTTGCAGGTATTCAGTTGTTGAAGAGTCCAGTCATCGCTTTGACGCGTTTCTTGTACACCCGCCGCGCCTCCAGTGCTTCCTCCAGCGTCACCGCCACAAACCCCGCCCGCTGGTTCGGCTGCATCTGCCCGATCAAGTCCAGATCGGCACTGATCACCGTGCCAATCATCGCGTACCCACCGCCCGACACCGCGTCCCGATGCAACACGATCGGCTCCAACCCGGCCGGCACCTGGATCGAGCCGATCGGGTAGCAACTGTCGACGATATTAGAAGGATCGGAGCCCGCGCCAAACGGCTGCTCCCGTGGCTGAAAGCTCAGCGCACTGCCGCCTTTGAAGCGATAGCCGATGCGGTCGGCTTCGGAACCCACTGTCCAGGGCTCGGCAAAAAAGCTGTTTTTGGCCGCATCTGTCAGCCGCTCGTAATACAGCCCCGGCACCACGCGCAGGGTCACATCACCGCCCACCGAACGGCGCAACGCCATCGGTAAACTGTCGCCCGCACGGCCCGTACCACTGGCGTCACCGATGGGCAATTCGTCGCCTTCCTGCAAGCGCCGACCGTGAAACCCGCCGAGTGCGCCGAGGGTGTAAGTCGAACGACTGCCGAGCACCAACGGCACGTCAATACCACCGGCCACCGCGAGATACGTCCGCGCGCCGGCCTTGGGAAATTCAAAGCGTAAAACCTGCCCGGCGCGCACCTGGAACGCGGTGTCCTGGTGCACGACTTCACCGTCCAGGCGCGGCGACATCAAGGCACCGCTGAGTGCCACCAACGCGTCCTGTTGAAACGCCAGTTCGGGGCCTATCAGCGTGCATTCCAACCCCGCCGCGCCGACCGGATTGCCCACCAGGTGATTGGCTGCGCTCAATGCATATTGGTCCAACGCACCCGACGGCGGGATGCCCAAGTGGTAATAACCTTCGCGGCCAAGGTCCTGCACGGAGGTGGCGAGGCCGGGTTTGAGCACCTTGATCATGCCAGCGCCTCCTGCAGGGATTTCGGATAACCCATGGGGTCGGCGAGAAAGGCGTCGAGGGAAAATTCCACCGGGCGGATGCGCAGGTCGAAATGTCCTGCGTCCACTTCGGCCACCGCCAGGTCGTAGGCGTCACGGTCCATCGGTTTGAACTGCACGATATCGCCGGGACGGAAGAACACCATGTGTTCCTTGAGGTACGCCAATTGCTGCGCCGGGTCGTAGATCGGCGCCGGGGTCACGCCGAACATCTGGTAGCCACCTGCGCCGCGTACCGAGTAGATGCAGCCGAAACAGCCACCATGGCCGAGGGTCAATTTGGGTGTGTCGGTGCGCGGCCGCAGGTACTTGGGCACCTGCAATTGACGCTCGCGCTCGACCATCTGGAACATGAACGGCAAGCCCGCGACAAAGCCGACCATCGACACAAACCACGGCGCGCCACTGTGGGCGGCGATAAACGCATCCACATCGGCCAGGCCATTGATACGCGCCGCGTACTCAAGGTCGGTGCCGCTGGGGTCTTGGTGGCGGTCGCGAAAGCGCATCAGGGTTTCATGGGTCCAGGGGTCGTTGTAGAGCACCGGAATTTCAATGATGCGCGTGTGCAGGGTGCGTTCGGCCACGGCCTGGGCTTCGGCGGTCTGCACCGCATCGAGCAATACATGGGGCGCGATGCGGTCGGGGTCGAAGCGAATCTGGAACGATGCGTTGGCCAGGCACACGTCCAGCACGCCCTCCAGCGCCAGGCGCTCCACCGCACGCGTCACGGCCATGCCTTTGAAAAAGGCCTCCAGCGACATACTCTCGCTGACCTCGGCAAACAGGTGTTCATCACCGCCGAAGCTGTAGCGGATGGGGGACGTTTCAGCCATGTCTGTTCCTCTTGGAATCATTGTAGAAAGGCAGGCGAAAAAAAATGATGTTTCGATCTTATTGAGGTGTTTTGACGGTGATGCCCGCTTGGTCCAGGGCTTCGCGGGTCGCCTCCACCAGTTCAAGCGCGCCGGGCGTGTCGCTGTGCAGGCAGATGGAATCGAATTCGATAAACAAGTCTTCGCCTTCTACGGTGCGCACCAGACCGGTCTGACACGCACGCAGGACTCGCGCCGCCACGGTCGCCGGATCCAGCGCCCGCACATTGCGCGTAAACACGATGGAGCCCGTCAGATCGTACTCACGGTCGGCATAAAACTCGCGCACCACCGGCTGCCCGAGTTCCTGGGCGACGCGCCAGATCACTGAGTTGGGCATGCAGTACAGCAGCAACGTCGGCTCGATGATTTGCAGGTTTTGCACCAGCAGCCGCGCGGCTTCTTCGTCGCGGGCGAGGTGCATGTACAGCGCGCCATGGGGTTTGATGTGTTGCAGGGTCATGCCCTGGGCGCGCGCGATTTCACGCAGCGCGCCGAGCTGATAGAGCATGTCGTCCACCAGCTCCTGGGCCGGCGCGTTGATGTGGCGCCGGCCGAAGCCGACCAAATCACGGAAGCCAGGGTGCGCACCGATAGCGACGCCCAGTTGCTTGGCACGCTCGACGGTACGGCGCATGGTGCCTGGGTCACCGGCGTGAAAGCCGGTGGCGATATTGGCCGAGCTGATATAAGCCATCAGCTCCGCGTCGACGCCGTCGCCAATGGTCCAAGGGCCGAAGCCTTCGCCCATGTCTGAGTTGAAATCCACTGCCTGCATCAGGGTCGCTCCGCCAAAAGGTGATGTTGGAAAGTAGGCTGCCGCTTGACCCCTTGGGAAGATCTATTATCAGATGACCCATCTTCTGAAAATCAGATAGCCCTACGTTTTGGAGAGGCAGATGTCCCTGACCTTGCGCCAAGTCCGCTATTTCGTCGCCACGGCTGAGATTGGCCAGATTTCCCAGGCGGCGATTCACCTGAATATCTCCCAATCGGCAGTGACCACGGCGATCAAGGAATTGGAGGCCATGCTGGGTGTGCAACTGTTCGTGCGCTCGGCCCAGGGCATGAACCTGACCGACGCCGGCCGGCACTTTCTCAACCGCGCCTATGTGATTGTGCGCAGTGTCGATGATGCGTTGAACAGCCCGTTGCCCGACTACCGCGCCAGTGGCGTGTTGCGCCTGGCGGCCAGCTACACGGTGCTCGGCTACTTCCTGCCCCACCACCTGCAGCGCATGGAACACTGGCACCCGGACGTGACCATCGAGGTCTTTGAACAGGAGCGCCAAGCCATCGAACAAGGTTTGCTCGACGGCCAGTTCGACATGGCGGTGGTGCTCACCGCCAACCTCACCCACCCGGATATCGTCTCGGAAATCCTGTTCAATTCGGAACGTCGCCTGTGGCTGCCCAGCCATCACCCCCTGTGCGAACGCGGCGCCGTGAGCTTGGCGGATGTGGCCCAGGAACCCTACATCCTGCTCACCGTCGACGAGGCCGAACACAGCGCCATGCGCTACTGGGAACAGGCCGGGCAAACGCCAGGGGTGCGGCTGCGCACCAGTTCGGTGGAGGCGGTGCGCAGCATGGTTGCCAATGGCAGCGGTGTGGCGATCCTGTCAGATTTGGTGCACAGGCCTTGGTCACTGGAAGGCAAACGCATCGAAACCCTGACCGTCACCGACCCGGTAACGCCCATGAGCGTCGGCCTGGCCTGGCACCGTGAGCGTGCGTTTACCCCGGCGATGCAGGCGGTGCGCGATTACTTCCACGACGCGTTCCTGGCGCCGCAGCAGTTGTCGGCACGACGCTAAAGCCGGGCTTGCAAGGTGGCGGCAAGCCAGTCCATGAATACCCGTACACGCTGCGGCAAATGTCGCTGGCCGGCGTAAAGCAGCGAGACATCCAGCGGGGGTGCCGGGTAGTCCGGCAATAGCGCCACCAACTCACCGCTGTCCAGCAGGTCACGAATGCCCAGCGCCGGTACCTGGGTAATGCCGAAGCCGCCGAGGCACGCCGCCCTGTACGCATCGGTGCTGTTGACCGTCACCCGCCCGGCCATGGGAACGCGCTGCACCTTGTTGCCCTGCACGTATTCAAAGCCCGCCGAGCGTGAGCCCAACGGCCGCACGTAATGCACCAACTGATGCTGCGCGAGGTCGGCCAGGGTCTCGGGCACGCCGTAACGTTGCAAGTACGCCGCGCTCGCGCAGTTGATCATCGGCAGGTTGCACAGCAAGCGTGCCACTACGGTCTGGTCCGGTTGTGCGCCGACGCGCAGCACGCAATCAAAGCCTTCCGCGAGCAGGTCGACCTGACGGTCGGTGGTGCTGATTTCCAGCTCGATCAGCGGGTGCGCGTCCATGAATGCCGGCAGTTGCGGCAGGATCAATTCCCGCGCCATCACGTTGGGCATGTCCACACGAATACGCCCGCTCAGCTGCGCTTCGTCCTGGCGAAACAGCCCTTCCAGTTCCTCCATGTGCGACAACAAATCCTTGCTGCGCTCATACAACACGCGGCCGTCCTGGGTCGCCTGGACCTTGCGCGTGGTGCGTTGCAGCAGGCGAGCGCCGAGCAGTTCCTCCAGCGCCTGCACATGCTCGGAAACGGTTGAACGCGGCAGGCCCAGGCTCTCGCCTGCCTGGGTAAAACTCGACAGTTCGGTGACGCGCACGAAGGTGCGCAGCAGCTCAAGTTTGTTCATGGGATTGTTCGCTCTATCCGGCCAGTGATTCCGGTTTAACCCTGTTTATCACGTTATGACCGGACAAATACACTCAGTCTCACCACTACTTCAGAGGACTTCACCATGACCCGTAAAATCGCATTGATCACCGGCGCCAGCCGTGGCCTGGGCAAAAGCGCCGCACTGCACCTGGCGGCGCAAGGCGTCGATATCATCGGCACTTACCACAGCAAGGCCGACGAGGCGCAGGCCGTGGTCGCGCAGATCGAACAATTGGGTGGCCGCGCGGCGATGCTGCAACTGGATGTCAGCCAAAGTGCGAGCTTCAATGAGTTTGTTGGCAGCGTCGGCGATGTGCTCAAGGCGGTTTTCGCACAGGATCACTTCAACTTTCTGGTCAACAACGCCGGCATCGGCGCCCACGCCAGCTTTGCCGACACCACTGAAGCGCAGTTCGACCAATTGGTGGCTATCCACTTCAAGGGGCCGTTCTTTCTTACGCAAAAACTGCTGCCGCTGATCCGCGACGGTGGCCGCATCCTCAACATCTCCAGCGGCCTAGCGCGGTTCAGCCTGCCGGGCTATTCAGCGTACGCGTCGATGAAAGGTGCGATGGAAGTGCTCACGCGCTACCAAGCCAAAGAGTTGGGCGTTCGTGGTATCACCGTCAACATCATCGCGCCTGGTGCCATTGAAACCGACTTCGGTGGTGGCGCCGTGCGCGATAACGCTGCCCTCAATACCATGGTCGCCAACAACACCGCCCTGGGCCGAGCCGGCTTGCCGGACGACATCGGCGGGGCGATTTCGAGTTTGCTGGCCGACGGCAGCAACTGGATCACCGGTCAGCGCATTGAGGCTTCGGGGGGGATGTTTCTTTAAGCCCCAGGAGCTTCTCGCGCAGCACGTCATAGCCCCAGTGATACACATAGGTGTACGGCAGGAAAAACAGCAGTACACCTATGTCGAGGATGAACGCCTGGATCAGGCTGATGTTCAGCCACGCCGCGATCAGCGGCACACACACCAGAATCAGCCCGCCTTCAAACAGCAACGCATGCAACACCCGCGTCCACGGCGTGTTGGCCAGTTGCAGGCGCGCTTTGAGGCGGTCGAACAGGCCGTTGAAGATCACGTTCCAGGTCAGCGCGATCAGGCTGATCGCCAGGGTGACCATGCCCATTTCCAGGGCGGGCTTGTCCATGATCCACGCCAGCAATGGGGTGCAGATCAACAATGCCAATCCCTCAAAACCGATGGCTTGGCAAACACGTTCAGTAACCGACTTGGTAGGGCTCATAACCAGCGCTCTGTGAGTGACGAGGGTTGCCATGTTTACCCTTTGACTCGATACTTCATAACCAATAACCATCGATCAAGGCGATAGTCATGGCCTCCCATGAAGTGCTGCAGGCGTTCGTACAGGCAGCTACGCAAGGCTCGTTTTCCGCAGCGGCGCGCAAGCTGGGCAAGAGCCAGTCCACCGTCAGCGCGGCAGTGGCGAGCCTGGAGATTGATTTGGACGTGGTGCTGTTTGACCGCACTAGCCGCAAGCCGACACTGACCCCGGCCGGCCATGTGTTGCTGCAACGCGCCGAGCAGGTGCTGGAGGCCAGCAGTCGTTTGGAACTGGCGGCGAGCCAACTGGCCCAGGGGTTGGAGCCTAAGCTGACCATCGCCATGTCCGATACTTACCAGTCCGATCGCTTCGAGGTCGCGCTCAGCGCCTTTGAGCAGCGTTACCCGGACCTTGAACTGGAATGCCTGATCGCTGAGTGCGAGGACTTGATGGCCTTGGTGCAAAGTGGCCGTGCGCACCTCGCTTTTATTGAAAAACAGGATAACTACCCGCCTGACCTCACCGGCGCGCCGGTAGCAGAAAGCACGGAAATCTCACTGTTCGTCGCGGCCAGGCACCCACTGGCCAAACTGAAAAACATCCCCGCCGACACGCTGCAGCAGCATCGCGAACTGCGCCTGGCCAGCATCATCAACCCGACTGAAACCCGCCCCAGCGGCCGCGTGTGGTCGGCGCCGAGTTACTTGATGTTGATGGAGATGGCGCAACTGGGCTTCGGCTGGGCACCGCTGCCGCGCTGGCTGGTGGAGCGTTTTGATGGCGGCCAATTGGTGGAGCTCAAAGCACGCAGTTGGCCGCGCTCGGTGGCGGTGGACGCGTTGTGGTCGCGGCAGCACCCGCCGGGGCCGGCGGGGAGTTGGTTGTTGGGCAAGATGCTCGAGTGATCCCGACCAGACAATGAAGATCAAATGTGGGAGCGCCTACCGTTAGCTCAATCCCTCATGCCTTCGGTGACCAGCGTCACCAGCCGATCCAGGCTCTGGCCCCAGCCGTCATGAAACCCCATGGCCTCAGGGGCTTTTTTATCTTCAGCGCTCCAGTGCATGGCGCGGGCGGTGTAGAGGGTCTTGTTGCCGTCGACCTCTTGCAGGGTCACTTCAGCGGTCATGAACGGCTTACCCGACGGGATCCAGCCCGGCGTAAACGCGTCGGTAAACACCAGGCGCCGTATTGTTGTGTTCAGAGATTCAATGGGCGCACGGGGCTCACTATAGTTCGCGTCGCTCAAGGTTTCCGGTCGACCCGACAGACGCCAAACCCGCTAGAATCCCCGCCTCTTTGTAGGATTTCGGATGCACCCCCCCCCCATGGAAACCCGCCTCGTCCCCTATGAGACGCTGAGCCTTGTACAGAAACAGCAGCTCGACACCCTGCAAGTGCATCCCGAGCAACTGGCGTATTCCGGTGATATCTACTGTGCGCTGAACAGCCTGCTGGTCAATCCCAATCCCGGCGCGATCAAAGGCTTCGCCCTGCTCGCCGACGACCAGCCCGTGGCCTTCCTGTTGCTCAAACGCCCACCTTGCCTGCCCCATTGGGCGCATGAACACAGCGCGACGCTGCATGCATTGCAGGTGGACCGGCACCAGCAAGGGCGCGGATTCGGCAAGGCGTGTTTGCAGGCGTTGCCGGCGGCGGCATTGCAAGCGTGGCCACAGATCAAGGGCTTGGAGTTGTCGGTGGACGCGGACAATGTGGCGGCGATGCGGCTGTATCTGGCAGCAGGCTGGGTGGACAGTGGGGAGGCGTACAAGGGGCGGATTGGGTATGAGCGCCGGTTGGCGTTAGTATTTTGAACGGTAAGGATGTGGTAAGCATGCTGACAACCCTCGAACAACTCGACACCCTCTACGGCCTCCCCCACGAGCGCGCCGTGCGCAAGGAAATCCCGTTTCTCAACGAGGACTACCAGGCCATGGTGCGGGCGTCGCCGTTGGTGGTGGTGAGTTCGTCCGGGCCGGACGGCATCGACGGTTCGCCACGCGGCGATGTGCCTGGGTTTGTGCGGATTGTGGATGAGCGCACCCTGGCGATTCCGGATCGGCCGGGGAACAACCGCGTGGATACCTTGCGCAACCTGATCCAGGACCCGCGGATTGCCTTGCTGTTCATCATCCCGGGGATTGGCGAGACCTTGCGCGTGAATGGCCGGGCGCAGATTTCCATCGAACCTGCGCTGCTGGAGAGCTTTGCGGTGAATGGCAAACCGGCGCGGTCGGTGATACTGGTGCAGGTGGAGGCCGCGTATTTCCACTGTTCCAAGGCGTTTGTGCGCTCGGATTGCTGGAACCCAGAGAAACAGTTGGACCGCTCGGCGTTGCCGTCAGCGGGGGCGTTTCACAAACGGCTCAATGATGGGCAGTTCGACGCCGAGGCGTATGACCGGGAGATGCCGGAGCGGGTCAGAAATACGTTGTACTGATATCCCGCAGAAGCCGGCTAGCCGGCTTCTGCAAGGCGGTCGTCAGCCTCTTTCGCCAACCGGCAACCAGATCTCCACCGTCCCGGTGCCTTTGCGCCCATCAAAATCCGCGCTATACCGCTCGAAATCCGCGCCCATCACCTTATAGCCCGAATGGGGCAGCCATTCGAACATGATGCGCTCGTAGGTTTGCTCAAGCGCCTGCACCGGCCCGTAATGCGGGAACACGGCATAGTTGAGCGGCGGAATTTCGATAGACTCGAAGTTGCCCGGCACTTCGGCTTTGCTCGGGACTTCAACACCGGCCATGTAATCGAATTCGCCGTGATGGGGGTTATGGCAAACGCCATACGTCACCCCGCCAACGCGCTGCTTGATGTCCTTGATGCAGGTATCGAACAACTCCCAAAGCTTGGGGATATCACCCACGGTGGCCTTTGAATAACGCCCTTGTACGCCGGCAATCACCAGGGCCTTGCCCGCTTCCATGCGCGGTTCTAACGGTTGTTTTGTCTGCTGATCCATACGAACAGTCTCCTTCTTATGAGGGAACAAACCCGCATCGAGTATAGGGGCATATCCGTATTGGACTCCATGCAGAAAATTTTCCTACGCATCTGGACAACTGGCCATCACCGACCGTATTGTCTGCCCCGCAGGCCACCGCAGTGGCCGACGTCGCTCGGACGGTTCCGGGCGCTTACGTACCCTCGAGGCAACAATGGCTGACCAAGGTTTGCCGCGCCGCTTTGCGCGCATAGATCGACTCCCCCCTTACGTGTTCAATATCACTGCCGAGCTGAAGATGGCTGCGCGTCGGCGCGGCGAAGACATCATCGACTTGAGCATGGGTAACCCTGACGGCCCGACCCCACCGCATATCGTGGAGAAAATGGTCACCGTCGCCCAGCGTGAAGACACCCACGGCTACTCCACCTCCAAAGGCATTCCGCGCCTGCGCCGGGCGATTTCGCGCTGGTACAAAGACCGCTATGAAGTGGACATCGACCCAGAAACCGAGGCCATCGTGACCATCGGTTCCAAGGAAGGCCTGGCGCACTTGATGCTGGCCACCCTGGACCAGGGCGACACTGTTTTGGTGCCGAACCCGAGCTACCCGATCCACATCTACGGTGCCGTGATTGCCGGCGCCCAGGTCCGCTCGGTGCCGCTGATTCCTGGCGTGGACTTCTTCGCTGAACTGGAACGGGCGATTCGCGGTTCGATCCCCAAACCGAAGATGATGATCCTGGGCTTCCCGTCCAACCCCACTGCGCAGTGCGTGGAGTTGGATTTCTTCGAGCGCGTGATTGCGCTGGCCAAGCAGTACGACGTGCTGGTGGTGCACGACCTGGCCTACGCCGACATCGTCTACGACGGCTGGAAAGCCCCGTCGATCATGCAGGTACCGGGCGCCAAGGACATTGCG
Encoded proteins:
- a CDS encoding GyrI-like domain-containing protein, which gives rise to MDQQTKQPLEPRMEAGKALVIAGVQGRYSKATVGDIPKLWELFDTCIKDIKQRVGGVTYGVCHNPHHGEFDYMAGVEVPSKAEVPGNFESIEIPPLNYAVFPHYGPVQALEQTYERIMFEWLPHSGYKVMGADFERYSADFDGRKGTGTVEIWLPVGERG
- the alaC gene encoding alanine transaminase is translated as MADQGLPRRFARIDRLPPYVFNITAELKMAARRRGEDIIDLSMGNPDGPTPPHIVEKMVTVAQREDTHGYSTSKGIPRLRRAISRWYKDRYEVDIDPETEAIVTIGSKEGLAHLMLATLDQGDTVLVPNPSYPIHIYGAVIAGAQVRSVPLIPGVDFFAELERAIRGSIPKPKMMILGFPSNPTAQCVELDFFERVIALAKQYDVLVVHDLAYADIVYDGWKAPSIMQVPGAKDIAVEFFTLSKSYNMAGWRIGFMVGNPELVNALARIKSYHDYGTFTPLQVAAIAALEGDQQCVKNIAEQYRQRRNVLVKGLHELGWMVENPKASMYVWAKIPEQYAAMGSLEFAKKLLLEAKVCVSPGIGFGEYGDDHVRFALIENQDRIRQAVRGIRGMFRADGLVTKA